The sequence ATCGTCTGGAGAGAGATAGGACTCGGACGAAAGAAACGTCAAGTAGCATACATCGCAACGCCAATAGGTCTTGGAATCAACGACAGCGAATTCTCGAATCGGTTCAGAGCAGCAAAGAAGACAGTTTTGCACATCTACGGATTCAAGTTTGCAAGCTGCGCTTTTATCCACGCAATCACCTTCTCTACCATCACAGGTGTATACTCATCACCGAAAACGTGGTTCGCTCCTTCAATCGTAACGAGTTGGGCCTGACTATTGGCTTTGGCTAGAATATCATGGGAATCCTCAATCGGTACAACGTCATCCTCATCGCCGTGGACCAGAAGCCACGGAACGGTGATTTGCGAAGAAAGATCTATGACCGTGTCAATCTGCGTCAGGTCATCCATGTAGGCTTGCGAAAGGGGACAATCCGGTTCATCCCACATCAATCCTTCATCGGGGGTGACATCGCCGAATTCACGTTGGGCGAAGGCTTTTGTGTGCACCATGCCGGCGAGTGAAACCAACAGTTGGATTCGACTATCCGTGCTTGCGCGTAATACTCCAACTGCGCCACCCATGCTGTGACCCACGTAGCAGATTGCATAGCCGTCCAAAACATCCAACACAGCACCAAAATCCTCAACCTCTTTCGAGATGGTTGAATCCGTAAATTTACCTTCTGACACACCGTTTCCAGAGAAGGAGAAGCGCAACGCCGTAATCCCTGCAGCAGCTAGCCCTTCTGCCAACGCCACAACAAAAGGACGATCTTTGTTCCCGGTTACACCGTGTCCAAGGATGACGATGTTTTTCGATCCTTTTTCACCTTCGTGACAAGTATAATCAAGGCGTTCACCGTACCTGTTCCTAATCTTACCAAACATAATAATTGTCTTTCTATAGATTCATGACAGATAAAGCTGCGGATTCAATTCATCTAGCTTTACCACATCTTTTTGCTGTTCAGTGCGGCGCTTGACCTCCACCGAATCGGTTTCTAACGTGCGTTGGCTAATCGTAAGCCGCAAAGGCATTCCCAAGAGATCTGCTTCCTTGAATTTGACGCCGGGGCTTTCTTGGCGGTCATCGTAGAGGACCTCATACCCTTGTGCACGAAGCATTGAATACAGTGCCTCAGCCTGTTCACGCACATCGTCGCCCTTGCCGATGTGCATAAGATGAATCTGATACGGTGCCACAGCGTGGGGCCAGATGATACCGTCCTCGTCGTGGTTTGCTTCAACAATACTTCCAAGCAGACGCCCGATCCCAATACCGTAGCATCCCATGAAGAGCAGTTGTGAACGCCCTTTCTGACTGAGATAGGTCGCGTTCATTGCCTCGCTGTATTTTGTGCCGAGCTTAAAGATGTTACCGACTTCAATCCCACGTTTCTCTGTTA comes from Candidatus Poribacteria bacterium and encodes:
- a CDS encoding alpha/beta fold hydrolase, encoding MFGKIRNRYGERLDYTCHEGEKGSKNIVILGHGVTGNKDRPFVVALAEGLAAAGITALRFSFSGNGVSEGKFTDSTISKEVEDFGAVLDVLDGYAICYVGHSMGGAVGVLRASTDSRIQLLVSLAGMVHTKAFAQREFGDVTPDEGLMWDEPDCPLSQAYMDDLTQIDTVIDLSSQITVPWLLVHGDEDDVVPIEDSHDILAKANSQAQLVTIEGANHVFGDEYTPVMVEKVIAWIKAQLANLNP